The genome window GTTATTATATTTTGATACGTTCCAACATCTTCATTTTGTGCAAATAAACCGAATGATGCAAGTATAGCTGAGCCTAAATATATTAAAAGCATTGGATTAATAACATCAAATACCTTCCATTTTAATTTATCAACCATAAAGAAAATTACACCTACGAATACAATCAAGAAACTACAATATACAAATCCATTCTCAATCACATTATACACACCCTTTCTTTTCCTAATTAATTTGATTTTTTATGATTCCTAAGTAAAGACTTTTTTCAGACAATAAACAATTAAAATAAATATTTTTACCTAAATCATACTAATTAAATACATATATGACTAAATATTTACATATATTAATAAAGGTCTACAAATTAATTACTTTAGATATGAATAATCTGAATTTAAAATCTTTTTCAACAATTATTTTATTACTAAAATTTTTATTTGTAAAGATAATTAAACTAAATATTTTATTATTTATCTATTTTGTTTTGTATTTATTCCTATTAATTATTAAATCAAACTATTTTCACTTTAAATCTACATGATGTAAATTAAATTTATTTTATATACTTTTTTTTAAATACGTTTAGATTTTTTTCTTTCAATTTTAGTTTTCAGAACATTCGTATTTATGTTATAATTTGTATGAATATATTTATTTAGGAGGAAATAATATGAATTTAAATTTAACTAATACTATAAATTTAATGAAAAAATATTTGGACATTCCAAGCCCAGCTGGGTATACTGAAAATGCAGTTTTAGAAAGTAAAAAAGATTTTGAGGATTTAGGTCTTGATACTATTCTTACAAAAAAAGGTGCGCTTATAGCTACTCTTCCTGGTGAAGATGATTTAAATCAAATAACAATATCTGCACATATGGATACACTTGGAGCTATGGTAAAAGAAATATCATCTGATGGTACTCTTAAGTATCATAAAGTTGGTGGTGGATGTTGGAATGCTATAGAAGGAGAAAACTGCACTGTTATAACTAGAAAAGGTAAAAAAATTAGAGGAAGTGTTGTATTTAAATATGCTTCTACTCATATATATGGTCAAACAAAAGCTGCAACTGAAAGAAATGAAGAAACAATGATTATTAGACTTGATGAAAAAGTATTTACAAAGCAAGATGTATTAGATTTAGGAATAAGTGTTGGGGATTTTGTGTGTCTAGACCATCGCTTTGAAGCTACAGAATCTGGTTTTATAAAATCTAGATATATAGATAATAAATCAGCTGTGGCAATGGTTCTTGAAATATGTAGATATTTTAAGGAAAATAATTTAACACCTAAACATACTACTAACTTTTATATAAGTAATTATGAAGAAATTGGGCATGGTGTGTCTAAATGTTTACCTGAAAAAACAAAAGAATTTGTAGCAATAGATATAGCACCTACTGGACCAAGTCAAACATCTAGTGAACATGGTGTAACTATAGTTGCAAAAGATAATTTATCATTATATGATTTTAATTTAAGAAACAAACTTGTCGATGTTGCACAAGACAATAATTTAGACTACGCTGTTGATGTATTTACTTTCTACGGTTCAGATGCTTCAGAAGCTATTCGTTGGGGAGAAGATGTTCAAATAGCATGTGTTGGTCCTGGAACAAACAATAGTCACCACTATGAAAGAACACATATAGAAGCTATTGAGAATACACTAAAACTACTTATAAATTATATGCTTAAAGAATAATTAATTATATATTTTATCAAAGTCAATTCTTAACAAATAACCAACTTTAATTTTTATTTTTATACAAAAATTGGTTTTTATATAGACTTAATTTCAATTTACTACTATTATATAAGTAGCTTCAATTTTCTTTAGTTAATTTTTATTATAATTTATATAAATTGTGTAAAAATTTTCTTTAGTTAATTGTTGTTAAATTAAATTTTTACAAGCTAAACCTACCAGAAAAGAGTTATCTAATCTGTAAGGAAATAGTTTAATATAGCACATTATACTTGTGTAATTAATGACTTTTCTTTTGTAGAAACTTTTCTTTACAAAGAAAAGTTTTTTGATTTTGGATTTGTTTGAGACATATTTTCTGCGTTAGGAGGATATTTATGAAAAAGGTTGCAGTTATAAGTGCTATTTTGGAAGAACCAAAAGAATGTCAGATTAAATTCAATGATGTTGTATCAGGTTTTAAAGGTATTATTAAAGGAAGAATGGGAATTCCTTGCGAAAAAGAAGGCGTATCAATCGTATGCATAGCAGTTGTTGGCGAAATGGACACTATTAATAGTTTGACTGGTAAATTGGGAAATATACCTCACGTATCTGTAAAAACTAGTATATCAAAAAAAGAAATTTAAGGTGGTGAGTACAAATGAGTCTAAATTCTACTCCACAATCAATAAGAGTACATATAGGTCTCTTTGGCAAAAGAAATGCAGGTAAATCTAGCATAATAAACGCTATAACAAATCAAAGTGCTGCAATAGTCTCAGATATTGCTGGAACTACTACAGACCCAGTATTTAGACCAATGGAAATCCTTCCTATAGGACCTTGTGTTCTTATAGATACTGCCGGTCTTGATGACATTGGTGAGCTTGGTGAACTTAGAATAAGTAAATCACTTGATGTTTTAGAAAAGACAGATATAGCTTTACTAGTAGTGGATTGCCAAATTGGTATATCAAAAGAAGATTTATCACTAATTGAAAAGTTTAATGATAAGAATATACCTCATATTTTAATTCTTAACAAGATTGATACAATTGAGAATCAATCAGAAATTTTGAACCTAGCTAAAAATAAAGTTAAATGTCCAGTTGTTTCTGTCTCATCAACAGATAAAATTGGGATTGAAGATTTAAAAAATGAAATAATAAGAGTTTTACCTAAAGATAGCACTGAATTTAGATTGGTATCAGATTTAATTGAGCCAAATGATTTAGTTGTTTTAGTTGTTCCAATAGATAAAGCAGCTCCAAAAGGTAGACTTATACTTCCTCAACAGCAAGTTATAAGAGATGTTTTGGATAATGGGGCAATTTCTATAGTTACAAAAGAAGATAGTTTAAAAGAAACTCTATCTAATTTGGGTAAAAAACCTAAGCTTGTTATTACTGACTCTCAAGTATTTCCACAAGTAGATAAAGATACTCCAAAAGATATTCCTCTTACATCTTTTTCTATATTATTTGCTAGACAAAAGGGAGACCTTAAAGAATTGATTAATGGCGCTTACGCTTTAGAAAATTTAAAAGATGGTGATAAAGTCTTGATGGCCGAAGGATGTACTCATCACAGACAGACTGATGATATTGGAACAGTAAAAATACCTAATATGATTAGAAAGAAAACTGGTAAAAATATTAGTTTTGAATTTAGTTCTGGAATATCATTCACTGAAGATATAAATAAATATGCCCTTGTAGTTCACTGTGGAGCTTGTATGATGAATAGAGTTGGAATGTTATCTAGAATTGAAAAGGCAAAATCTTTCAATGTACCTATTGTAAACTATGGTATCTTAATAGCATATGTAAAAGGTATTTTGGAAAGATCGCTTGAACTTTTCAATTACTAAAAATTTAACTATATTTAATAATTACATATTTGGAATATGACTAAGAATAAGATTAAATACTTTATAGATAAACTTTACAGCATTAATTCATTAAGTTTTGATGAACTACTATATTTAATAGAAAATATCGACAATGAAGAATATAACTTTGAACAAAATTTAAGAAACTATCTTTATAAACAAGCTAGCGACATGAGAAATAAACATTATGGAAATAGAGTCTACTTGAGAGGACTTATAGAACTTACAAACTATTGTAAAAACAATTGCTACTATTGTGGAATACAATCTTCCAATAAAAATATCATAAGATACAGGCTTTCACTTGATGAAATACTTGAATGTTGTGATATAGGTTATAAAATAGGATACAGAACATTTGTTTTGCAAGGTGGTGAAGATACATATTTTACTGATGATAAAATATGTGAAATTATTTCAAGCATAAAAAATAAATATGAGGATTGTGCCATAACCCTATCACTAGGAGAAAAGAGTTATGACTCGTATAAAAAATACTTTTCATGTGGTGCTGATAGATATCTTTTAAGACATGAAACTGCTACAGACAGTCATTATAAAAAATTACATCCGCCAAACATTAAGCTTAGTACTAGAAAAGAATGCCTAAAACACCTTAAGGAAATTGGTTATCAAGTAGGTGCTGGATTTATGGTCGATTCACCATTTCAGAGCAATGATGACCTTGTTCGTGACTTATTATACCTAAAAGAATTAAATCCTCATATGGTTGGAATAGGACCTTTTATTCCACACCATGATACAATATTTAAGGATTATAAACATGGAGATTTAGAAAAGACATTACTTATGCTTTCAATTACAAGACTTCTACTTCCAAAAGTTTTATTACCTGCTACAACAGCTCTTGCATCTATAAACCCTAGTGGTAGAAATGCAGGTCTTTTAGCTGGCTGTAATGTAATTATGCCAAACCTTTCTCCTCAAGAATTTAGAAAACAATATTCTCTTTACGATAACAAAGCCTTTACTGGTCAAGAAGCTTGTGAATATCACCAAAGTTTAGAAGAAAACATCAAGTCATTAGGACTTAAGGTCGACTATTCTCGCGGTGATAATATTGAATGGAGGCGTTTGTAAATGTTCATAAACCATGAACTTATTAATTCTTTATTAAAGGATGCAAAAAATTCAACTTATGATGATATTGAAAATGTACTTGATAAGGCTGATAAAAGGGAAAAACTTAGTTATAAAGATATAGCTATACTTCTCGAAGTAGAAGATAAAAAACAATTAGATAGATTATTTAGTATAGCTGGGCAAATAAAAAATGAAATATATGGTAATAGAGTGGTTTTATTTGCCCCTCTTTATGTATCAAACTACTGTGTGAATGAATGTGTTTACTGTGGTTTCAGTAAATGCAACAAATTTAAAAGAAAAAAACTTACTATGGACGAAATAAAAGAAGAGGTTAAAATATTAGAAAAAATGGGTCATAAAAGACTTGCTCTAGAAGCTGGTGAAGACCCTAAGAATTGTGATATAAATTATATCCTAGATTGCTTAGATGCAATTTATTCAACGTATAACGAAAATGGAAATATAAGAAGGGTAAACGTTAACATAGCGGCTACAAGTGTAGATGAGTATAAGTTACTAAAAGAAAAAGGAATAGGAACTTATATATTATTCCAAGAAACTTATCATAAGCCAACATTTATAAAAATGCATGGTCAATCTATAAAAAATGACTACTATTACCATTTAACAGCTTTTGACAGAGCTATGGAAGCTGGTGTTGATGATGTTGGTGCAGGAGTTTTATTTGGTTTATCTGACCCTAAATTTGAAGTTCTAGGGCTTATGATGCACAACGAGCACTTAGAGGAAAAATTTGGTGTAGGTTTCCATACTATATCTTTCCCTAGATTAAAAAAAGCTGAGGGCATGAGCTTAGAAGATTTTCCTCACTTAGTTTCTGATGATATGTTCAAAAAAATAGTAGCTATAACTAGATTAGCTGTTCCTTTTACTGGAATCATAATGTCCACTAGAGAAACTGCCGAAATGAGAAATGAATTGTTAAAATACGGTGTATCACAAATTAGTGCAGGTTCTCTAACAGGTGTTGGAGGATATAAAGCATACGAAGATGGTGACAACACAGAACAATTTGAAGTTGGAGACCATAGAAGCCCTGTAGAAGTGCTTAAAGAATTAATTACTGATGGATATATACCTAGCTATTGTACAGCTTGTTATCGCAAGGGTAGAACTGGCGATAGATTTATGAGCTTAGCTAAAAGTCGACAAATCCATAATGTCTGTACACCAAATGCTCTTACTACATTAAATGAATTTCTGATTGACTATGGAGATGAAGAACTTAAAACTATGGGCAAAAAACTTATCTCAGAGGAAATAGCTAAGATAGAAAGAGAAGATATAAGAAACATAGTATCTAACAATATGACTGCCTTAGAACGTGGAGAGAGAGATTTATACCTATAAAATTTTATTACTTATATATTATTTATTGTATATTCCATGGGTTAGTAGTAATATTATCTAAAGGGAAAGTTTAAGGGAGGGAGATTAACATTGAAAGATAACAACAATACCAATAAAACTATTCAATTTGGAGAAAAGAAAGCTATCCTGGAAAACAATATTCAAAAAAATAAAAACACCAAACTTGATAATACACATAAAGTCATTCCTTACCCTAAAAATAGAAAAAAGGATGGTAAAAAGAAAAGTAACAAGAAAAAGAATACAAACATCAAAAAATATAAAGTAAATAAAAATAGTTATGGGAATTCTTTTTTTAACAACAAATACAAGTATAAAAGAAAACCATATGTTATTGCTTTATACACAGTAATTTTTATTCTTTTGGCAATATTAATTATAACTAAATTAACAGATAATACGAACAAAGGTAACTATTCTCGTAATACTGTTTCTGATACTCACAAGAATGACACCCGAAACATGACCTTTAATGAACCAAATAATCTTCTTACTTGTGGGTAACTTAAAAGAGTTATCTCATTTCAGAAATTACTTTCTAAAACTGAGATAACTCTTATTTTTATTTAATATTTATTTTACCAACCTTGAGTTACTTCATATACTTCATCACCAATTCTACCATTTAAATAATCATCTATTGCAGAATCTATGATGCTCATTGCTTTATCTACTTGTTCTTTAGTTATTACCAAAGGAGGTTGTACTCTTAAAGTAGATTGCCCTAAGAATATCATTATTAAACCAGTTTGTATACATCTATAACATATCTTAGTTGTAGCATCTGGATTTTTTTCGTTAGAACCTTTACCTTTAACTATGTCAACTCCTATAGATAATCCCAGACCTCTTATTTCTCCAATTATATCGTATTTCTCTTTTAACTTTTCAAATCCCGCTTTAATATAATTTCCCATTTCTATACTCTTTTGAAGTAAGTTTTCTTTTTCAATTATCTCTATAGATTTTAAGGCAGCTACACATACTGTTGTATTTCCAGCTAAAGTAAATAGATGTGCTGGTGCATCAAGACTTTGCATTATCTCAGTTCTTCCAACAACTGCTCCTAAAGGTAATCCACCTCCAACAGATTTTCCAAGAACTATAAGGTCTGCCTCAACACCAAAATTTTCTATACCAAACCACTTACCTGTTCTTCCCATACCTTGTTGTATTTCATCACTTATAAGCAATATTCCATTATCTTTACATATTCTACTTAATCCCTGTACCCACTCTACTGGAGGCACTATTATTCCTGCATCTCCTGCTATTGGTTCTATAAATACTGCAGCTACTTCTTCTGCTGGTAGATAGTGTTCAAAAGCATATTCTATCTCATCTAAACATTCTTTAGCTGTTCTATTTTTATCAGGGTAATGGAAGTGATAAACCTCTGATAACAATGGACCCATTTTTCTTCTCATATTTGTACTTAATGCAGATATAGATATAGCACCATAAGTACTTCCATGATAAGATTCACACATAGATATTATCTTTGTTCTTCCAGTATACCCTCTTGCTAGTTTTATAGCAGCATCTATACAAGCAGAACCGGTTGCACTGTATAGTACTTTTTTATCATTATCTCCAGGGGCTATCTCCACAAGCTTCTCAGCTAACTTTACAGGAGGATCACTATGGAAATATGCAAGTGTATATTGTGTGATATCATCCATTTGTTCTTTAACTGCCTGTGAGATT of Clostridioides sp. ES-S-0054-01 contains these proteins:
- a CDS encoding M42 family metallopeptidase, coding for MNLNLTNTINLMKKYLDIPSPAGYTENAVLESKKDFEDLGLDTILTKKGALIATLPGEDDLNQITISAHMDTLGAMVKEISSDGTLKYHKVGGGCWNAIEGENCTVITRKGKKIRGSVVFKYASTHIYGQTKAATERNEETMIIRLDEKVFTKQDVLDLGISVGDFVCLDHRFEATESGFIKSRYIDNKSAVAMVLEICRYFKENNLTPKHTTNFYISNYEEIGHGVSKCLPEKTKEFVAIDIAPTGPSQTSSEHGVTIVAKDNLSLYDFNLRNKLVDVAQDNNLDYAVDVFTFYGSDASEAIRWGEDVQIACVGPGTNNSHHYERTHIEAIENTLKLLINYMLKE
- a CDS encoding iron-only hydrogenase system regulator, encoding MKKVAVISAILEEPKECQIKFNDVVSGFKGIIKGRMGIPCEKEGVSIVCIAVVGEMDTINSLTGKLGNIPHVSVKTSISKKEI
- the hydG gene encoding [FeFe] hydrogenase H-cluster radical SAM maturase HydG, which translates into the protein MFINHELINSLLKDAKNSTYDDIENVLDKADKREKLSYKDIAILLEVEDKKQLDRLFSIAGQIKNEIYGNRVVLFAPLYVSNYCVNECVYCGFSKCNKFKRKKLTMDEIKEEVKILEKMGHKRLALEAGEDPKNCDINYILDCLDAIYSTYNENGNIRRVNVNIAATSVDEYKLLKEKGIGTYILFQETYHKPTFIKMHGQSIKNDYYYHLTAFDRAMEAGVDDVGAGVLFGLSDPKFEVLGLMMHNEHLEEKFGVGFHTISFPRLKKAEGMSLEDFPHLVSDDMFKKIVAITRLAVPFTGIIMSTRETAEMRNELLKYGVSQISAGSLTGVGGYKAYEDGDNTEQFEVGDHRSPVEVLKELITDGYIPSYCTACYRKGRTGDRFMSLAKSRQIHNVCTPNALTTLNEFLIDYGDEELKTMGKKLISEEIAKIEREDIRNIVSNNMTALERGERDLYL
- a CDS encoding aminotransferase class III-fold pyridoxal phosphate-dependent enzyme, encoding MSEITSQMISIEEKKYVAKTQKIPYYPVAFKSGDGAMLYDYEGNEYVDFLASAGSANVGHGNKEISQAVKEQMDDITQYTLAYFHSDPPVKLAEKLVEIAPGDNDKKVLYSATGSACIDAAIKLARGYTGRTKIISMCESYHGSTYGAISISALSTNMRRKMGPLLSEVYHFHYPDKNRTAKECLDEIEYAFEHYLPAEEVAAVFIEPIAGDAGIIVPPVEWVQGLSRICKDNGILLISDEIQQGMGRTGKWFGIENFGVEADLIVLGKSVGGGLPLGAVVGRTEIMQSLDAPAHLFTLAGNTTVCVAALKSIEIIEKENLLQKSIEMGNYIKAGFEKLKEKYDIIGEIRGLGLSIGVDIVKGKGSNEKNPDATTKICYRCIQTGLIMIFLGQSTLRVQPPLVITKEQVDKAMSIIDSAIDDYLNGRIGDEVYEVTQGW
- the hydE gene encoding [FeFe] hydrogenase H-cluster radical SAM maturase HydE, producing the protein MTKNKIKYFIDKLYSINSLSFDELLYLIENIDNEEYNFEQNLRNYLYKQASDMRNKHYGNRVYLRGLIELTNYCKNNCYYCGIQSSNKNIIRYRLSLDEILECCDIGYKIGYRTFVLQGGEDTYFTDDKICEIISSIKNKYEDCAITLSLGEKSYDSYKKYFSCGADRYLLRHETATDSHYKKLHPPNIKLSTRKECLKHLKEIGYQVGAGFMVDSPFQSNDDLVRDLLYLKELNPHMVGIGPFIPHHDTIFKDYKHGDLEKTLLMLSITRLLLPKVLLPATTALASINPSGRNAGLLAGCNVIMPNLSPQEFRKQYSLYDNKAFTGQEACEYHQSLEENIKSLGLKVDYSRGDNIEWRRL
- the hydF gene encoding [FeFe] hydrogenase H-cluster maturation GTPase HydF; protein product: MSLNSTPQSIRVHIGLFGKRNAGKSSIINAITNQSAAIVSDIAGTTTDPVFRPMEILPIGPCVLIDTAGLDDIGELGELRISKSLDVLEKTDIALLVVDCQIGISKEDLSLIEKFNDKNIPHILILNKIDTIENQSEILNLAKNKVKCPVVSVSSTDKIGIEDLKNEIIRVLPKDSTEFRLVSDLIEPNDLVVLVVPIDKAAPKGRLILPQQQVIRDVLDNGAISIVTKEDSLKETLSNLGKKPKLVITDSQVFPQVDKDTPKDIPLTSFSILFARQKGDLKELINGAYALENLKDGDKVLMAEGCTHHRQTDDIGTVKIPNMIRKKTGKNISFEFSSGISFTEDINKYALVVHCGACMMNRVGMLSRIEKAKSFNVPIVNYGILIAYVKGILERSLELFNY